From the Halomonas meridiana genome, one window contains:
- a CDS encoding S-(hydroxymethyl)glutathione dehydrogenase/class III alcohol dehydrogenase: MKSRAAVALEAGKPLELVEIDVEGPKAGEVLVKMAATSVCHTDAYTLSGADPEGNFPAVLGHEGAGVVQEVGEGVTSVKPGDHVIPLYTAECGKCKFCLSGKTNLCGSVRATQGKGVMPDGTSRFSLDGKMLHHYMGTSTFSEYTVLPEVSLAVVSKEAPMDKICLLGCGVTTGIGAVLNTAKVEPGSTIAVFGLGAIGLAVIQGAVMAKASKIIAIDVNPDKFALAKQFGATDFVNPKDYSDPIQQVIVDMTDGGVDYSFECIGNVNVMRSALECCHKGWGESIIIGVAGAGEEISTRPFQLVTGRVWKGSAFGGVKGRSELPGYVERYMNGELNIDDFITHDMPFEKINEAFDLLHAGKSIRTVLHY, translated from the coding sequence ATGAAATCACGTGCGGCAGTTGCGCTCGAAGCGGGTAAGCCACTCGAGCTGGTGGAGATCGATGTAGAAGGTCCGAAGGCTGGAGAAGTGCTGGTCAAAATGGCCGCCACCAGCGTGTGCCACACCGATGCCTATACGCTCTCCGGCGCTGACCCAGAAGGTAACTTCCCAGCGGTACTCGGCCATGAAGGCGCTGGTGTCGTTCAAGAAGTGGGGGAAGGCGTTACCAGCGTAAAGCCGGGTGACCACGTCATCCCGCTTTACACCGCCGAGTGCGGCAAGTGTAAATTCTGCCTCTCGGGTAAAACCAACCTGTGTGGCAGCGTACGTGCCACACAGGGTAAAGGCGTCATGCCAGACGGCACGTCGCGCTTCTCGCTAGACGGCAAGATGCTGCATCACTACATGGGCACCTCGACGTTCAGCGAGTACACGGTGCTGCCGGAGGTGTCGCTGGCGGTGGTGTCCAAAGAAGCGCCCATGGACAAAATCTGTCTGCTAGGCTGCGGCGTGACCACCGGTATCGGTGCCGTCTTGAACACCGCCAAAGTAGAGCCGGGGTCGACCATTGCCGTGTTTGGGTTGGGCGCCATTGGGTTGGCGGTCATTCAGGGCGCAGTGATGGCTAAAGCGTCCAAGATCATCGCGATCGACGTCAATCCGGATAAATTCGCCCTGGCCAAGCAGTTTGGCGCGACGGACTTCGTCAACCCGAAAGATTACAGCGACCCGATCCAGCAGGTTATCGTCGATATGACCGATGGCGGCGTCGACTACTCCTTCGAGTGTATCGGTAACGTCAACGTCATGCGCTCGGCGCTAGAGTGCTGCCACAAGGGCTGGGGGGAATCGATCATCATCGGCGTGGCAGGCGCTGGCGAAGAGATCTCCACACGTCCGTTCCAGCTAGTTACTGGCCGCGTGTGGAAAGGCTCCGCCTTTGGCGGCGTGAAGGGCCGCAGCGAGCTGCCGGGCTACGTGGAGCGCTACATGAACGGCGAGCTCAACATCGACGACTTCATTACCCACGATATGCCGTTCGAGAAGATTAACGAAGCCTTCGACCTGCTGCACGCGGGCAAGAGCATTCGTACCGTGCTGCATTACTGA
- a CDS encoding MBL fold metallo-hydrolase — protein sequence MSMISSRWSRRALVAAISTAWVAAAQAEVPAQQQEQAPGWFRMMVGDVEVTALYDGHTTLDTSLLKGMEQDEILRHLNALFIDAESGMQTAVNAFLLHTGENLVLVDAGSAACFGPTLGQVEQNLRASGYAPEQVDTILMTHLHPDHVCGLVDENGEAVYPNAELRASQGDADFWLDEERSQALPKEERAFFTMAQEAVAPYQEAGQFSPFAPGDELLMGIVAQDTHGHTPGHASFMLNSDDDAMLVWGDVVHSYGVQFADPSVAIEFDSDPEQAVRTREAVLESAVDEKHWVAGAHMPFPGIGHIVEDEEGYRWLPIEFGPVSGDSE from the coding sequence ATGTCGATGATCTCGTCACGCTGGTCTCGTCGTGCTTTGGTGGCTGCTATCAGCACCGCCTGGGTCGCTGCCGCTCAGGCCGAGGTGCCTGCCCAGCAGCAAGAGCAGGCGCCGGGCTGGTTCCGTATGATGGTGGGCGATGTCGAGGTGACAGCTTTGTACGATGGCCACACCACGCTGGACACGTCGCTGCTGAAAGGCATGGAGCAGGATGAGATCCTGCGCCATCTCAACGCGCTGTTCATCGATGCCGAAAGCGGCATGCAAACCGCCGTGAACGCCTTTTTGCTTCATACCGGTGAGAACTTGGTGCTGGTGGATGCCGGGTCGGCGGCGTGCTTTGGTCCCACTCTGGGCCAAGTCGAGCAGAATTTACGCGCGTCGGGCTATGCACCGGAACAGGTCGATACGATCTTGATGACCCACCTGCACCCCGACCATGTGTGCGGTTTGGTGGATGAGAACGGTGAGGCGGTCTACCCCAATGCCGAGCTGCGCGCCAGCCAAGGCGACGCTGACTTCTGGTTGGACGAAGAGCGCTCCCAAGCGCTTCCAAAGGAGGAGCGTGCCTTCTTTACCATGGCACAAGAGGCCGTGGCGCCCTATCAAGAGGCTGGCCAATTCAGCCCCTTTGCACCGGGCGATGAGCTGCTGATGGGTATCGTCGCGCAGGATACGCACGGTCATACGCCGGGCCATGCGAGCTTTATGCTCAACAGTGACGACGACGCCATGTTGGTCTGGGGCGATGTCGTCCACAGCTATGGCGTGCAGTTTGCCGACCCCAGCGTTGCCATCGAGTTCGATTCCGACCCCGAGCAGGCGGTGCGCACCCGTGAAGCCGTGCTAGAGAGTGCGGTCGATGAGAAGCACTGGGTGGCCGGTGCTCACATGCCGTTCCCGGGCATTGGTCATATCGTCGAAGACGAGGAAGGCTACCGCTGGCTGCCCATCGAGTTTGGGCCGGTCTCTGGCGATAGCGAGTAA
- the mtgA gene encoding monofunctional biosynthetic peptidoglycan transglycosylase — protein MLNRALRRFLRLLWRLLWRGALGFVVLSVALVLLFRFVPPPGSMVMVERKVQSWINSEPIDIQRQWRGWEQLSSNAKLAVISAEDQRFPQHRGFDFVEMRRAWEASRDGERLRGASTLSQQTAKNVFLWSGRSWIRKGLEAWFTLLIETLWGKQRILEVYLNVAEWDTGVFGLEAAASHYFGASGSALTERQASLLAAILPSPRTRSASRPDAQVERRSQWIRQQMRNLGGTAYLERL, from the coding sequence ATGCTCAATCGCGCGCTGCGCCGCTTTCTTCGTCTGTTATGGCGTCTTCTCTGGCGTGGTGCGCTTGGCTTCGTGGTGCTCTCGGTTGCCTTGGTGCTGCTATTTCGCTTCGTGCCCCCGCCTGGCTCCATGGTGATGGTCGAGCGTAAAGTGCAGAGCTGGATCAACAGCGAGCCCATCGATATTCAGCGCCAGTGGCGTGGTTGGGAGCAGTTATCCAGCAATGCCAAGCTGGCGGTGATCTCCGCCGAGGATCAGCGTTTTCCCCAGCATCGCGGGTTCGATTTCGTCGAGATGCGTCGTGCCTGGGAAGCGAGCCGAGACGGCGAGCGGCTGCGTGGCGCCAGTACCTTGAGCCAGCAAACGGCTAAAAACGTGTTCTTGTGGAGTGGACGTAGCTGGATACGCAAAGGGCTGGAGGCGTGGTTCACGCTGCTGATCGAAACGCTATGGGGTAAACAGCGGATCTTAGAGGTCTACCTCAACGTCGCCGAGTGGGATACCGGCGTGTTCGGTCTGGAGGCGGCCGCCAGCCACTACTTCGGTGCCTCAGGCAGTGCGCTGACCGAACGTCAGGCGAGCCTTTTGGCTGCCATTCTACCGAGTCCGCGCACCCGCAGTGCCTCCCGTCCCGACGCCCAGGTCGAGCGTCGCAGCCAGTGGATTCGTCAGCAGATGCGCAACCTGGGCGGCACTGCCTACCTCGAACGGTTATAG
- a CDS encoding LysR family transcriptional regulator, with translation MQRWDRIEAFVEVVRLGTFSAAARHLKVSTSHISRLVSQLENQLGVQLLYRTTRQIRLTDAGALYVEHCRHLFDGLRDAEQAISELQASPHGLLKLTSATTFGERYIAPLVNDFQRLHPQLEVHMHFTNRPVELIEEGYDIAIRMGVLKDSSLIARRLCERREYVVGSSAYFRQAPRPHTLSELSQHRCLIGSRPNWLFEVNGQRREVKVEGCWSGNSGPALLDAALKGLGLAQLPDYYVAPYLASGELVSVLEPFQHNDTAVWAVYPRHRHLSPKIRQLVDYLVAHITTLLPAT, from the coding sequence ATGCAGCGCTGGGATCGTATCGAAGCTTTCGTCGAGGTCGTCAGGCTGGGCACCTTTTCCGCCGCCGCTCGGCATCTGAAAGTCTCAACCTCGCACATCAGCCGTTTGGTGAGCCAACTCGAAAACCAGCTGGGTGTGCAGCTGCTCTACCGCACCACGCGGCAAATTCGTCTGACCGATGCAGGTGCGCTCTACGTGGAGCACTGTCGCCATCTATTCGATGGGCTGCGCGATGCCGAGCAGGCTATTAGCGAGCTTCAGGCCAGCCCCCACGGGCTGTTGAAACTCACCTCGGCCACGACCTTCGGCGAGCGCTACATCGCACCGCTGGTGAATGATTTTCAGCGCCTGCACCCCCAGTTGGAAGTGCATATGCACTTCACCAACCGGCCGGTCGAGCTGATCGAGGAGGGGTACGACATTGCCATCCGCATGGGCGTCCTCAAAGACTCTAGCCTGATCGCTCGGCGGCTCTGCGAGCGGCGGGAGTACGTGGTGGGGTCGAGCGCCTACTTTCGTCAGGCTCCCCGACCGCATACCCTTTCCGAACTGAGCCAACACCGCTGTCTGATCGGCTCTCGCCCTAATTGGCTCTTCGAAGTCAACGGCCAGCGTCGGGAAGTCAAGGTAGAAGGGTGTTGGAGCGGAAACTCCGGGCCTGCCCTTCTGGATGCGGCGCTAAAGGGGCTGGGGCTCGCTCAACTGCCGGATTACTACGTGGCACCTTACCTTGCCAGCGGCGAGTTGGTATCGGTGCTGGAACCGTTTCAGCACAACGATACGGCGGTTTGGGCGGTGTATCCTCGCCACCGCCATTTATCGCCTAAAATCCGCCAGCT
- the fghA gene encoding S-formylglutathione hydrolase gives MSMSETLELVSANRSCGGWHKRYRHYSRALDCDMVFAVYLPPQAENERVPLLWWLSGLTCNDENFMQKAGAHRIAAELGVAIVCPDTSPRGTDLPGEHDSYDLGSGAGFYVNATQAPWKSHYRMYDYVIEELPSVVRQHFPVNGRESISGHSMGGHGALILALRHPGRFRSVSAFAPIVNPMNCPWGQKAFTSYLGDDQSRWRQYDACELVANGASRQRLFIDQGEADQFLEEQLMPERLEAVCDEHDHPLTLRRQPGYDHSYFFIASFIEDHLRYHAEHLMKR, from the coding sequence ATGAGCATGAGTGAAACTTTAGAACTGGTGTCGGCCAACCGCAGCTGCGGCGGCTGGCATAAGCGCTACCGCCACTACTCCCGGGCGCTGGACTGCGACATGGTGTTCGCCGTGTACCTGCCGCCGCAAGCGGAAAACGAGCGCGTGCCGCTGCTGTGGTGGCTATCGGGCCTGACCTGCAACGACGAAAACTTCATGCAGAAGGCCGGCGCGCACCGAATTGCCGCCGAATTAGGCGTGGCGATTGTCTGTCCGGATACCAGCCCGCGTGGCACCGATCTTCCCGGCGAGCACGATAGTTACGATCTCGGCTCTGGGGCGGGCTTCTACGTGAATGCCACCCAGGCGCCGTGGAAGTCGCACTACCGTATGTACGACTACGTGATCGAAGAGCTGCCCTCGGTCGTGCGCCAGCACTTTCCCGTCAACGGGCGCGAATCGATCAGCGGCCACTCCATGGGCGGTCACGGCGCGCTCATTCTTGCCCTGCGCCATCCGGGTCGGTTCCGCTCGGTCTCCGCCTTTGCGCCTATCGTGAACCCGATGAATTGCCCTTGGGGCCAAAAAGCCTTTACCAGCTACTTGGGCGACGACCAGTCGCGCTGGCGCCAGTACGATGCCTGCGAGTTAGTAGCCAACGGGGCGTCCCGCCAGCGGCTGTTCATCGACCAGGGCGAAGCGGATCAGTTCTTGGAGGAGCAACTCATGCCGGAGCGCCTGGAAGCCGTGTGTGACGAGCACGACCATCCGCTGACGCTGCGTCGCCAGCCGGGGTACGATCATAGCTACTTCTTCATCGCCTCGTTCATCGAGGATCATTTGCGCTATCATGCGGAACACCTCATGAAACGCTAA